A single genomic interval of Bacillus spongiae harbors:
- the dapA gene encoding 4-hydroxy-tetrahydrodipicolinate synthase, with translation MNFGLISTAMVTPFDHKGNIDFKKTSALVNYLIANGTDSLVVAGTTGESPTLTTEEKLALFSHVVKEVDGRVPVIAGTGSNNTYASIDLTKKAEQTGIDGVLVVTPYYNKPSQMGLYEHFKSIAEATSLPVMLYNVPGRTVTNLLPETVIKLSKIDNIVAVKEASGNLDAMTEIIANTPEDFLLYSGDDGLTLPILSIGGVGVVSVSSHIIGNEMKKMINAFLDGNHAEAAILHQKLLPLMNGLFAQPSPSPVKTALQLTGMDVGSVRLPLIPLTEEERNTLQALL, from the coding sequence ATGAACTTTGGTCTAATTTCAACCGCAATGGTGACACCTTTTGATCATAAAGGGAATATTGACTTTAAGAAAACATCTGCCCTTGTAAATTATTTAATTGCAAATGGTACGGACTCTCTCGTAGTAGCGGGAACCACAGGAGAGTCTCCAACCTTAACGACAGAAGAGAAGCTCGCTTTGTTCTCCCACGTTGTGAAAGAGGTAGATGGACGTGTACCAGTTATTGCTGGAACGGGAAGTAATAATACTTACGCTTCTATTGACTTAACAAAAAAAGCTGAACAGACAGGAATTGATGGAGTATTAGTTGTAACCCCATATTATAATAAACCATCTCAAATGGGACTATATGAACATTTTAAATCAATTGCTGAAGCAACCTCTTTACCTGTAATGCTTTATAATGTTCCAGGTCGAACAGTAACAAACCTTTTACCTGAAACAGTCATTAAGTTATCTAAGATTGACAACATCGTTGCTGTAAAAGAGGCGAGTGGGAATTTAGATGCAATGACTGAAATTATTGCAAATACGCCAGAAGATTTCCTTCTTTATAGTGGCGATGATGGGTTAACCCTACCGATTCTCTCCATTGGAGGAGTAGGAGTTGTTTCTGTTTCATCCCATATTATTGGAAACGAAATGAAAAAAATGATAAATGCTTTCCTTGATGGAAATCATGCTGAAGCAGCTATTTTACATCAAAAGCTTCTCCCTTTAATGAATGGATTATTTGCTCAACCAAGCCCATCTCCAGTTAAAACAGCACTCCAATTAACGGGTATGGATGTAGGTTCTGTCAGGTTGCCTCTAATTCCCTTAACAGAAGAAGAGCGTAATACACTTCAAGCGTTACTTTAA
- the dpaB gene encoding dipicolinate synthase subunit B yields MDLNGKRIGFGLTGSHCTYDAVFPEIENLVKIGVDVIPVVSSTVKNTVTRFGDGEDWIKRIEEVTGHKVIDTIVKAEPLGPKLPLDCMVIAPLTGNSMSKLANAMTDSPVLMAAKATLRNHRPVVLGISTNDALGLNGTNLMRLMATKDIYFIPFGQDAPESKPKSMVARMTSLQQTIEASLDRKQIQPVVIERYLD; encoded by the coding sequence ATGGATCTAAATGGAAAGCGAATAGGTTTTGGTCTAACAGGGTCACATTGTACGTATGATGCAGTCTTTCCTGAAATTGAGAATTTAGTGAAAATTGGAGTGGATGTCATTCCAGTCGTATCTTCAACTGTTAAAAATACCGTTACACGTTTTGGTGACGGTGAGGATTGGATTAAAAGAATTGAAGAGGTAACGGGACATAAAGTAATTGATACCATTGTGAAAGCTGAACCATTGGGACCTAAACTTCCGCTTGATTGCATGGTTATCGCTCCATTAACAGGAAATTCAATGAGTAAATTAGCCAATGCGATGACTGATTCCCCAGTCTTAATGGCGGCAAAAGCGACATTAAGAAATCATCGACCAGTTGTTCTCGGCATCTCAACGAATGATGCTCTAGGATTAAACGGAACGAATCTAATGAGGCTAATGGCGACAAAAGATATTTATTTCATTCCATTTGGGCAAGATGCACCTGAAAGTAAACCAAAATCAATGGTAGCAAGAATGACTAGTTTACAACAAACGATTGAAGCTTCATTAGACAGAAAGCAAATCCAACCAGTTGTGATTGAACGATATCTAGACTAA
- a CDS encoding polysaccharide deacetylase family protein: protein MKIEKKGIAIVLIIIIGWLTVNNPWTNSYVTTLKTIDVPVDGKNELIQRIEKEAKAFYIAPKDAVVDSVWKATAGYNGLKVDIEGSYKKMKKEGKYQKDLLIFEQISPKVHLSDLPAAPIYRGNPDKPMVSFLINVAWGNEHLPKILSALKKHQVFATFFLEGRWVKENPDLAKMIVDAGHEVGNHSYSHPNMKNLSSAEIQRELTKTNEIIESTIGKRVKWFAPPSGSFGEEVVDIAASMHMKTILWSVDTIDWQKPSVNVMIERVVKKVHPGAMILMHPTQPTADAMEQLIIEIKKKNLRIGTVTQLLKEDRIILPQGNNPTNSGET, encoded by the coding sequence ATGAAAATAGAAAAAAAAGGGATTGCCATTGTACTTATTATTATTATAGGGTGGTTAACAGTAAATAATCCTTGGACTAACAGTTATGTAACCACATTAAAAACCATTGACGTTCCAGTAGATGGTAAAAATGAGTTGATCCAAAGAATTGAAAAAGAAGCAAAAGCTTTTTATATTGCGCCTAAAGATGCAGTTGTGGATTCTGTCTGGAAGGCAACAGCAGGATATAATGGATTAAAGGTAGATATAGAAGGCTCGTATAAGAAAATGAAAAAGGAAGGAAAGTATCAAAAGGATTTACTCATTTTTGAACAGATTTCTCCAAAGGTGCATTTATCTGATCTTCCTGCTGCCCCAATTTATCGTGGAAACCCAGACAAGCCAATGGTAAGCTTTCTTATCAATGTTGCATGGGGAAACGAACACTTACCGAAAATTCTTTCCGCTTTAAAAAAACACCAAGTATTTGCGACTTTCTTTTTAGAAGGAAGATGGGTTAAAGAAAATCCAGACCTTGCCAAAATGATTGTAGATGCAGGGCATGAAGTAGGGAATCATTCTTATTCTCATCCTAATATGAAAAATTTGAGTAGTGCTGAAATTCAAAGAGAACTGACGAAAACAAATGAAATAATAGAATCGACTATAGGAAAACGAGTAAAGTGGTTCGCTCCTCCTAGTGGAAGTTTTGGAGAGGAAGTCGTAGACATTGCGGCAAGCATGCATATGAAAACGATTTTATGGAGCGTTGATACGATTGATTGGCAAAAACCATCAGTAAACGTTATGATAGAGCGAGTAGTGAAAAAAGTACATCCGGGGGCAATGATTTTAATGCACCCAACCCAACCTACCGCTGATGCTATGGAACAGTTAATTATTGAAATTAAAAAGAAAAACCTTCGGATAGGTACCGTAACCCAACTTTTAAAAGAAGACAGAATTATTCTCCCTCAAGGAAATAATCCAACTAATTCTGGAGAAACTTAA
- the dpaA gene encoding dipicolinic acid synthetase subunit A — protein MLTGMQIAIIGGDARQLEIIRKLTELDAKLSLVGFEQLDHAFTGAVKERLEDVEFSDLDAVILPVPGTSLTGEIDTIFSNEKVQLTKELISETPPHCTIYSGISNDYLNELTGSTNRKLVQLFERDDVAIYNSIPTVEGTIMMAIQHTDFTIHGSNCIVLGLGRVGMSVARTFHHLGAKVKVGARKTEHIARISEMGLTPFHLDQLEEEVHDVHLCINTIPAPVVTASAISKMPTHTLIIDLASKPGGTDFRYADKRGIKALLAPGLPGIVAPKTAGQILANVLSSLLLGQWKGE, from the coding sequence ATGTTGACTGGAATGCAGATCGCAATCATTGGCGGAGATGCTCGTCAACTCGAGATCATTCGTAAGCTTACAGAACTAGATGCCAAACTCTCCTTGGTAGGGTTTGAACAATTGGATCACGCGTTTACAGGGGCAGTGAAAGAAAGGTTGGAAGATGTTGAATTCAGTGACCTTGATGCAGTAATTTTGCCTGTTCCAGGTACTAGTTTGACAGGAGAAATTGATACAATCTTTTCTAATGAAAAAGTTCAGCTTACAAAAGAGCTTATATCGGAAACTCCGCCACATTGTACGATTTATTCAGGGATTAGCAACGACTATTTAAATGAATTAACAGGAAGTACGAATCGAAAACTTGTTCAATTATTTGAAAGAGACGATGTAGCTATCTATAATTCTATTCCAACAGTCGAAGGAACGATTATGATGGCCATTCAGCATACGGATTTTACGATCCATGGTTCTAATTGTATTGTTTTAGGATTAGGTCGAGTGGGAATGAGTGTAGCAAGAACATTTCACCACCTTGGTGCAAAGGTTAAAGTTGGAGCGAGAAAAACGGAGCATATTGCAAGGATATCTGAAATGGGTCTGACTCCATTTCATTTGGATCAATTAGAAGAAGAAGTACATGACGTCCACCTTTGTATAAATACGATTCCTGCTCCTGTTGTAACAGCATCCGCTATAAGTAAGATGCCTACACATACGTTAATTATAGATCTTGCTTCTAAACCAGGAGGAACCGATTTTCGATATGCAGATAAAAGAGGAATAAAAGCTTTACTCGCGCCTGGTTTGCCTGGAATTGTTGCACCGAAAACAGCTGGTCAAATATTAGCCAATGTATTGTCTTCCTTACTTCTAGGTCAGTGGAAAGGAGAATAG
- a CDS encoding pitrilysin family protein: MIKRYTCQNGLRIVLEEIPTVRSIAIGVWIGTGSVNENSQNNGISHFLEHMLFKGTKTRSAREIAESFDKIGGQVNAFTSKEYTCYYAKVLDNHSSYALEILADMFFNSTFDKDELEKEKKVVYEEIKMYEDTPDDIVHDMLGKAIYQDHSLGYPILGTEQTLSTFTSDTLKEYVHNMYAPEEVVISIAGNVEESFMKQVEKLFGSYTGGVREPKDEKPVFHAVQISKKKEIEQAHLCLGFEGFKVGHPDIYNLIVLNNILGGSMSSRLFQEVREQKGLAYSIFSYHSAYQDSGLVALYGGTGATQLQELFETIQQTLSTITKDGVTENEFLNSKEQLKGNLLLSLESTNSRMSRNGKNELLLRKHRSLDEIVEDIDKVSLSAVNETAKTIFSRDYSMALISPTAELPTI, from the coding sequence TTGATAAAGAGATATACATGCCAAAATGGACTAAGAATTGTACTAGAGGAAATCCCAACTGTTAGGTCTATAGCAATTGGTGTTTGGATTGGTACAGGTTCTGTTAATGAAAATAGCCAAAATAACGGTATTTCTCATTTCTTGGAACATATGTTATTTAAGGGAACGAAAACCCGTTCAGCTAGAGAAATAGCGGAGTCGTTTGATAAAATTGGTGGACAAGTTAATGCCTTTACTTCAAAGGAATATACTTGCTACTATGCAAAAGTACTTGATAATCATTCATCATATGCATTGGAAATTTTAGCTGATATGTTTTTCAATTCTACTTTTGATAAAGATGAGCTTGAAAAAGAGAAAAAGGTTGTATATGAAGAAATCAAAATGTATGAGGATACACCTGATGATATTGTGCACGATATGCTCGGTAAAGCGATTTATCAAGACCATTCGCTAGGTTATCCAATTTTAGGTACTGAACAAACGTTATCCACCTTTACAAGTGACACATTAAAAGAATATGTACATAATATGTATGCGCCTGAAGAGGTTGTTATTTCGATAGCAGGCAATGTTGAGGAATCTTTTATGAAACAAGTAGAAAAGCTATTTGGTAGCTATACTGGAGGAGTTCGCGAACCAAAAGACGAAAAACCCGTTTTCCATGCCGTTCAAATTTCTAAAAAGAAAGAAATTGAACAAGCCCATTTATGTTTAGGATTCGAAGGATTTAAAGTAGGGCATCCTGATATATATAACTTAATTGTTTTAAATAATATTCTAGGTGGAAGTATGAGCTCTCGTCTGTTCCAAGAAGTAAGAGAGCAAAAAGGATTAGCCTATTCAATATTCTCTTATCACTCAGCATATCAGGATAGTGGGCTTGTTGCATTATACGGCGGAACGGGAGCAACACAGCTTCAAGAATTATTTGAGACCATCCAACAAACCCTCAGTACCATTACGAAGGATGGAGTGACAGAAAACGAATTTTTAAACAGTAAAGAGCAGTTAAAGGGAAATCTTTTACTAAGTCTTGAAAGTACTAATAGCCGAATGAGCAGAAATGGGAAAAATGAATTATTATTACGAAAGCATCGGTCACTAGATGAAATTGTTGAAGATATTGATAAAGTAAGTCTTTCTGCTGTTAATGAAACGGCAAAGACAATCTTCTCACGTGACTATTCTATGGCGCTCATATCACCTACTGCAGAACTACCGACAATCTAA
- the ribF gene encoding bifunctional riboflavin kinase/FAD synthetase, with the protein MIVEKITIHHPHDLNKAEISPLVMALGYFDGVHKGHQKVISTAKRYADEHQLKTAVMTFDPHPSVVLGRKHQHVRYITPLEEKMKVFEDLGVDIAFVVRFTSDFASLTPQEFVDQYIIMLNVQHVVAGFDYTYGRLGKGTMETIQFHSRDTFTYTTVAKLTEREAKISSTKIRECIAEGQIETVHNLLDRPYHTKGTVVHGDKRGRKIGFPTANIEQEDTYLIPRTGVYSVQIFVQNKWYDGVCNVGYKPTFKNPDEKVLSIEVHIFNFDHSIYGEEIQLKWFKRIRDEQKFNGIEALISQIEKDKMTALAFFKNH; encoded by the coding sequence ATGATTGTGGAAAAAATAACGATACATCATCCCCATGATTTGAATAAAGCGGAAATCTCTCCCCTTGTCATGGCACTTGGCTATTTTGACGGTGTACATAAAGGACATCAAAAAGTCATCTCAACAGCGAAAAGATATGCTGATGAACATCAATTAAAAACAGCGGTTATGACCTTTGACCCCCACCCTTCAGTGGTATTAGGGCGTAAGCATCAGCATGTCCGATATATAACACCATTAGAAGAGAAGATGAAGGTTTTTGAGGATTTAGGTGTTGATATTGCCTTTGTCGTGCGATTTACGTCAGATTTTGCTTCATTAACACCACAGGAGTTTGTCGATCAGTATATTATTATGCTAAATGTTCAACATGTTGTTGCTGGCTTTGATTACACATACGGACGTCTTGGAAAGGGAACGATGGAAACGATTCAGTTTCATTCACGGGACACCTTTACTTATACGACAGTAGCTAAGCTTACTGAAAGAGAAGCGAAAATCAGTTCAACCAAAATCCGAGAATGTATTGCTGAGGGACAAATTGAGACGGTGCATAATTTGTTGGATCGACCTTATCATACAAAAGGAACCGTTGTTCATGGAGATAAAAGAGGGAGAAAAATAGGGTTTCCAACAGCTAATATTGAACAAGAAGATACGTATTTAATACCAAGAACAGGCGTATATAGTGTTCAAATATTTGTTCAAAATAAATGGTATGATGGTGTTTGTAATGTTGGCTATAAACCAACGTTTAAAAACCCTGATGAAAAAGTTTTATCAATTGAAGTTCATATCTTTAATTTTGATCATTCTATTTATGGAGAAGAGATTCAATTAAAATGGTTTAAGCGAATTCGTGATGAACAAAAATTTAATGGAATCGAAGCTCTCATTAGCCAAATTGAAAAAGACAAGATGACAGCCTTAGCTTTTTTCAAAAACCATTAG
- the pnp gene encoding polyribonucleotide nucleotidyltransferase translates to MEQEKKSFSIDWAGRTLSVEIGQLAKQANGAAMVRYGDTAVLSTATASKQAKPVDFFPLTVNYEERLYAVGKIPGGFIKREGRPSEKAILASRLIDRPIRPLFADGFRNEVQVVSMVMSVDQDCSSEMAAMFGSSLALTVSDIPFEGPIAGVVVGMIDGEFIINPSVEQMDQSAMNLVVAGTKDAINMVEAGADEIPEETMLEAIMFGHEEIKRLIAFQEEIREAVGKEKRQVELFQIDQDLEAEVRSMCETKLISAIQVQEKHAREEAITSVKDEVIATFEENEAEEEDIKLVKKVLDKLVKAEVRRLITEEKVRPDGRGLDVIRPLSSSIGLLSRTHGSGLFTRGQTQALSVCTLGALGDVQILDGLGIEESKRFMHHYNFPLFSVGETGPLRGPGRREIGHGALGERALEPVIPNEKEFPYTIRLVSEVLESNGSTSQASICASTLAMMDAGVPIKSPVAGIAMGLVKSGEHYSILTDIQGMEDHLGDMDFKVAGTSSGVTALQMDIKIDGLSREILEEALQQAKKGRIQILDSMLATINEPRTQLSEYAPKIVMMSINPDKIRDVIGPSGKQINKIIDETGVKIDIEQDGTVFISSTDEEMNKKAKKIIEDIVREVEVGQMYLGKVKRIEKFGAFVEIFAGKDGLVHISELAEERVRKVEDVVALGDEILVKVIDIDNQGRVNLSRKAVIREQKEKEEQQN, encoded by the coding sequence ATGGAACAAGAAAAGAAAAGTTTTTCAATAGATTGGGCAGGAAGAACTTTATCAGTTGAAATCGGCCAGTTGGCTAAGCAAGCAAATGGCGCAGCAATGGTTCGTTATGGTGATACTGCTGTATTAAGTACAGCTACAGCTTCAAAACAAGCAAAGCCAGTAGATTTTTTTCCGTTAACCGTTAACTATGAAGAGCGTCTGTATGCTGTTGGAAAAATTCCTGGTGGCTTTATTAAACGGGAAGGTCGCCCTAGTGAAAAGGCTATTCTCGCTAGTCGACTAATTGACAGACCGATTCGCCCGTTATTCGCGGATGGTTTTCGAAATGAAGTTCAAGTTGTCAGCATGGTAATGAGTGTTGATCAAGACTGTTCTTCAGAAATGGCAGCAATGTTCGGATCATCATTAGCACTGACAGTTTCGGATATACCATTTGAGGGACCTATTGCAGGTGTTGTTGTTGGGATGATTGATGGGGAGTTTATTATTAACCCATCGGTTGAACAAATGGATCAAAGTGCTATGAATCTTGTCGTAGCTGGAACAAAAGATGCCATTAATATGGTAGAGGCTGGGGCTGATGAGATTCCAGAAGAAACGATGCTTGAAGCCATCATGTTTGGACATGAAGAAATCAAGCGCTTAATTGCGTTTCAAGAAGAAATCCGTGAAGCAGTAGGAAAAGAAAAAAGACAAGTAGAACTATTTCAAATAGATCAGGATCTTGAAGCGGAAGTGCGTTCCATGTGTGAAACGAAATTAATTTCCGCCATTCAAGTACAAGAGAAACATGCTCGTGAAGAGGCGATTACTTCTGTAAAGGATGAAGTCATTGCTACATTTGAAGAAAACGAGGCAGAAGAAGAAGATATCAAGTTAGTGAAAAAAGTATTAGACAAACTTGTAAAAGCGGAAGTACGTCGCCTAATTACGGAAGAAAAGGTGCGTCCTGATGGTCGTGGCCTAGATGTTATCCGCCCACTATCATCTTCTATTGGATTGCTATCACGAACTCACGGTTCTGGCTTATTCACACGTGGACAAACACAAGCCTTAAGTGTATGTACATTAGGAGCACTTGGAGATGTACAAATATTAGATGGACTTGGTATAGAAGAATCAAAACGATTTATGCATCATTACAACTTTCCGTTATTTTCTGTAGGTGAAACGGGGCCTTTACGTGGACCTGGCCGTCGTGAAATTGGACATGGGGCATTAGGAGAGCGTGCATTAGAGCCTGTTATTCCGAATGAAAAAGAGTTTCCGTACACCATTCGTTTAGTTTCAGAAGTTCTTGAATCCAATGGTTCTACTTCTCAAGCTAGTATTTGTGCAAGTACGCTCGCAATGATGGACGCTGGTGTCCCAATTAAGTCTCCAGTAGCTGGAATTGCGATGGGACTAGTTAAATCTGGTGAACATTACTCTATTTTAACGGATATTCAAGGTATGGAAGACCATTTAGGAGATATGGACTTTAAGGTTGCGGGAACATCCAGTGGTGTAACGGCCCTACAAATGGATATTAAGATTGATGGGTTAAGTAGAGAGATTCTTGAAGAAGCACTACAGCAAGCCAAAAAAGGTCGTATTCAAATCCTTGATTCCATGCTTGCAACAATCAACGAACCTCGTACACAGCTTTCAGAATATGCACCTAAAATAGTGATGATGTCGATTAATCCTGATAAGATTCGTGATGTCATCGGTCCAAGTGGAAAACAGATCAATAAAATTATTGATGAGACTGGTGTAAAAATTGATATAGAACAAGATGGAACAGTCTTTATCTCTTCAACTGATGAAGAAATGAATAAGAAAGCAAAGAAAATCATTGAGGATATTGTTCGCGAAGTAGAAGTTGGGCAAATGTATTTAGGAAAAGTGAAACGAATTGAAAAATTCGGTGCTTTTGTTGAAATCTTTGCTGGTAAAGACGGGTTAGTTCATATATCTGAACTTGCAGAGGAACGAGTTCGAAAAGTGGAAGACGTTGTTGCACTTGGAGATGAAATTCTCGTGAAAGTGATTGATATTGACAATCAAGGAAGAGTAAACTTATCCCGAAAAGCAGTCATTCGAGAACAGAAAGAAAAAGAAGAACAACAAAACTAG
- the asd gene encoding aspartate-semialdehyde dehydrogenase produces the protein MNTTGFHVAVLGATGAVGQQMIATLEKRDFPIRKLTLLSSARSAGSIVNFKGKEIIVEEATPDSFEGVNIALFSAGGSISKKFAPEAVKRGAIVVDNTSAFRMDQDVPLVVPEVNEADLHQHKGIIANPNCSTIQMVVALEPIRKQFGLNKVLVSTYQAVSGAGKDAIDELYEQSRNILNGEKVDPQVLPVKGEKKHHQIAFNAIPQIDSFMENGFTFEEMKMINETKKILHMPSLKVAATCVRLPIETGHSESVYIEVNESGVDTKDIQLLMKDSPGVVLEDFPEQQVYPLPANAVGKNEVFVGRIRRDLDEEKGFHLWIVSDNLLKGAAFNSVQIAESLVKLGLV, from the coding sequence ATGAATACAACTGGATTTCATGTGGCAGTACTTGGAGCAACAGGAGCAGTAGGGCAGCAAATGATCGCAACACTTGAAAAGAGAGATTTTCCTATTAGAAAATTGACGTTACTTTCCTCTGCTCGTTCAGCTGGCAGTATTGTAAACTTTAAAGGAAAAGAAATCATCGTAGAGGAAGCGACTCCAGATAGTTTTGAAGGGGTTAATATTGCTCTATTTAGTGCAGGAGGATCGATTTCTAAAAAGTTTGCCCCAGAAGCAGTAAAACGTGGGGCGATTGTAGTCGATAATACGAGTGCTTTTAGAATGGATCAAGATGTTCCACTAGTCGTCCCAGAAGTAAATGAAGCTGATTTACATCAACACAAAGGGATTATCGCAAATCCAAATTGTTCAACGATTCAAATGGTTGTTGCATTAGAACCAATTCGAAAGCAATTTGGGTTAAATAAAGTTTTAGTTAGTACGTATCAAGCTGTATCGGGTGCAGGTAAAGATGCAATTGACGAACTTTATGAACAGTCTAGGAATATATTAAACGGTGAAAAGGTAGATCCGCAGGTACTTCCGGTTAAAGGCGAGAAGAAGCACCATCAAATTGCTTTTAACGCAATTCCGCAAATTGATTCGTTTATGGAAAATGGCTTTACGTTTGAAGAGATGAAAATGATCAATGAAACGAAAAAGATTCTCCACATGCCTTCATTGAAGGTAGCCGCAACCTGTGTTAGATTACCAATTGAAACGGGGCATTCTGAATCCGTCTATATTGAAGTAAACGAAAGCGGCGTTGATACAAAAGATATTCAGTTACTTATGAAAGACTCGCCAGGGGTCGTTCTTGAAGACTTCCCGGAACAACAGGTTTATCCTTTGCCAGCTAATGCTGTAGGGAAAAATGAAGTGTTTGTAGGAAGAATTCGTCGTGACCTTGATGAAGAAAAAGGCTTCCATTTATGGATTGTTTCAGATAATCTCCTTAAAGGAGCAGCCTTTAATTCTGTACAAATTGCGGAAAGTCTAGTGAAACTTGGACTTGTTTAA
- a CDS encoding YlmC/YmxH family sporulation protein — translation MRLSELSGKEIVDYQKAERLGILGQTDLEFDDKTGQISSLIIPTGKWFARKQNAETRVPWHQIRTIGTDMIILEIQDHD, via the coding sequence ATGCGATTAAGTGAATTGAGTGGAAAAGAAATCGTTGATTATCAAAAAGCAGAAAGATTAGGGATACTAGGTCAAACGGATTTGGAATTTGATGATAAAACAGGTCAAATTTCATCGTTAATTATTCCAACGGGTAAATGGTTTGCCCGAAAGCAAAATGCTGAAACAAGGGTTCCTTGGCATCAAATTAGAACAATTGGAACAGATATGATCATTTTAGAAATACAAGATCATGACTAA
- the dapG gene encoding aspartate kinase, with protein MKLIVQKFGGTSVRDEDGRQRACNHVKNARTDGYKVVVVVSAMGRKGDPYATDTLLSHVGGSNTLLTKREQDLLLSCGEVISSLVFVNMLVEQGINAVALTGSQAGFITNNDHTNAKIIEMKTERVVELLKNHDVVVVAGFQGAGKNGDVTTIGRGGSDTSAAALGVALKAEYVDIFTDVTGMMTADPGLTKKARALSVVTYNEVCNMAYQGAKIIHPRAVEIAMAAKIPIRIRSTYSSELGTLVTSLDHRQNHYIMDERPVTGIAHVPNIAQIKVFAKKDQYNLQSEVFKAMAQANISVDFINISPQGVVYTVSEDVIEKAIQTLKDLSHQPVVEYNCAKVSVVGAGMTGVPGITFTIVTALAEKGIRILQSADSHSTIWVLVKDKDLVSAVNALHDVFHLEEVPEKQLNE; from the coding sequence ATGAAGCTTATTGTGCAAAAGTTTGGAGGAACATCAGTTAGAGATGAAGATGGAAGGCAACGAGCATGTAACCATGTGAAAAATGCTAGAACTGATGGGTATAAGGTGGTAGTGGTAGTGTCAGCCATGGGAAGGAAAGGGGACCCTTATGCAACTGACACCCTTCTTTCCCACGTAGGTGGATCGAATACGCTTCTAACCAAAAGAGAGCAAGATTTATTATTGTCTTGTGGTGAGGTTATTTCCAGCTTAGTATTTGTTAATATGCTAGTAGAACAAGGAATCAATGCGGTCGCATTAACAGGTTCTCAAGCAGGATTTATAACGAATAATGACCATACTAACGCTAAAATTATTGAAATGAAAACTGAACGGGTTGTGGAGTTATTAAAAAATCATGATGTGGTTGTGGTAGCTGGGTTTCAGGGAGCAGGTAAAAATGGAGATGTTACAACGATTGGAAGGGGAGGTAGTGATACCTCTGCTGCTGCTTTAGGTGTCGCGTTAAAAGCGGAATATGTCGATATATTTACCGATGTTACAGGAATGATGACAGCTGACCCAGGATTAACGAAAAAGGCGAGAGCTTTATCAGTCGTTACCTATAATGAAGTGTGCAATATGGCGTATCAAGGGGCAAAAATCATACATCCTCGTGCGGTTGAAATCGCTATGGCAGCGAAAATACCAATCAGAATTCGTTCAACCTATTCTAGCGAATTAGGAACGCTCGTTACTTCATTAGACCATAGACAAAACCACTATATAATGGATGAACGACCTGTCACGGGAATTGCTCATGTTCCAAATATTGCTCAAATAAAAGTGTTTGCTAAAAAGGATCAATATAATTTGCAGTCTGAAGTATTTAAAGCCATGGCACAGGCGAATATTTCTGTCGATTTTATCAATATCTCACCTCAGGGAGTTGTGTACACCGTATCGGAAGATGTGATAGAAAAGGCTATTCAAACCTTAAAAGACCTTTCTCATCAACCTGTTGTAGAGTACAATTGCGCAAAAGTATCGGTCGTAGGTGCGGGAATGACAGGAGTTCCTGGAATAACGTTTACGATAGTAACAGCTTTAGCGGAAAAAGGAATACGCATTCTTCAATCAGCTGATAGTCACTCAACGATTTGGGTTTTAGTAAAAGATAAAGATCTTGTTAGTGCTGTTAATGCTCTGCATGACGTCTTTCACTTAGAAGAGGTACCAGAAAAGCAGCTCAACGAATAA
- the rpsO gene encoding 30S ribosomal protein S15, protein MAITQERKNELISEYKIHDNDTGSPEVQIAILTEEINNLNEHLRTHKKDHHSRRGLLKMVGRRRNLLTYLRNKDVQRYREVINKLGLRR, encoded by the coding sequence ATGGCTATCACTCAAGAACGTAAAAACGAATTAATCAGTGAATACAAAATTCACGACAATGATACTGGATCTCCAGAAGTTCAAATTGCTATCCTTACGGAAGAGATTAACAACTTGAACGAGCATCTACGTACTCATAAAAAAGACCACCACTCACGTCGCGGTCTTCTAAAAATGGTAGGACGTCGTCGTAACCTATTGACTTACCTACGTAATAAAGACGTACAACGCTATCGTGAAGTAATCAATAAACTTGGTCTACGTCGATAG